gaggggaggcagtggggtccATGTGGGGCTGAGGGGGTGTCCATGTGTGTGGGGGCACTGTAGGATCAGGGGAGGCAGTTGGGTCCATGTGGCGCTGAGGGGGTGTCCATGGGGGGGCACTGTAGCGGatcaggggaggcagtgggggtctgtgggcaggaggcagttgggtccatgtggggtggggggtgtccatGTGGGGggccattgcaggatcaggggaggaagtggagtatgggggggcagtggggtccATGTGGGGTTGGGTGGGTGTCTCAGCAAGGGCTGTGTAACCCCCAGTCAGAGGCACTGGCTGGGTCCCTTCCCCAGGGTAGGTCGTGCATTTGGGACCAGTCTCGAGGTCACATCCACCTTCCCCGCCCCACCGCACAGGGACACCCCAAGCCCAGTGACCATGCGGCCCGCAGTGTCCATCGCTCTGATCCTCGTGGCTCTGACGGTCCTGGCAGGTAAGGGCCCCGATTCCtcagggaagcagagctgggggagcgggggtctcagagcctgggggaGGCGATCCTGCAtgtgagaggggagggaggggccggggaagggTGTGGGCCAGGGCgaggggggagcagagagcaTGTCAGACCAGTCTATCCTGTCTCTGCCTCGCCCATGGTGGGCAGGACTGATCTTTGCTGCGTGTTCATGCAGCGCCCGCCACCATGGGACCAACAGCTGCCCTGGCAACTCCTCAGTAGAGATTATAAATAAACGTGGCTCAGGGATGCCTGGGATCTTGTCTGCAACAGCTGGGCTCATTGAAACCAGGCCATGCATTTTGTGCCTGCAGTGTGCCAGGTGTGTGCGCACATGCGTGCAATGTGCCAGGGTGTGCGTGGATGTACagtgtactctgtgtgtgtgggcaTGTACACTGtgccgtgtgtgtgggggggtgggtgtaAAACCACAAATAGGAGCAGCTCCACATCTGAGGCAAATTACATCTCTGAGCTGCCAGAACCAAACAGTTGCCCTGAGACATCTGGCAAAAGCAAAAACCTCCACAGGCTGCTACTCAGCAATGCAGCTCCAAGCACCCCAGTGTCTGGCGGAGTCTGGGGTGGGCAGGGTAAGAGAGTGCGATGCCTGGTCTGGCATTTAAAGATGGTCAAGGGTCATTAATCTCAAGTAACACAAAGTCTCGCAGGGGCTTCAGAGCCAGGTACCAGAAGCAGAGAAGCTAACTGTGAAAAGGGCTGAGAGTTCGCCCTGTGACAAGCATGTTTCAGAGACTGTGGAGAAACACCTCCAAGGCACAGAATgacgagatcagggccccatcatgctgGGCACTGTACTGACCCAGGCAAAGAGCTGAGCATGTACATGCACACATGCCCCTGGCACATtgcacgcacatgcacacacgcacatgcacacacacattgtacatgcactcacacaaacacccctcctcctccagcacattgcacacacatgcacacatggaACATTGTATGTGCACGCACACAAACACATGCCCTGGCACATTGCACAGGTGTGGTGGGTTGAGTTTGGGCAGTAGGCAGTTGTTCTCCGTCTCCCTTTCAGACTCTGCTCAGGGTGAACCGACAGAGCCAACCCTGACCCAAAAGTTTGAGAAGTTCCAGAACAAGCTGCAGGCCTTTGCTGAGAGCATTGCAGATAAAACCAAAGCTGCCTTCCAAGAACTGCATCACAGCGAGTTCAGCGAAAAGACCCGGTGAGTCACTGGGGCCTcagtggggaggcagggctcctgcagaaACCAGTgacactgaggctatggctacacttgcacggcagcgctttgaagcactaagtgtagtcaaagcgccagcgctgggagagagctctcccagcgctgtccgtactccacctccctgtggggaataacgtacagcggctttgaccacactggcgctttgcagcaccgcaatttgcagcgctggagagggtgtgttttcacaccctgctgcagcgctgcaaatttgcaagtgtagccaaggcctgactGTCCCCTGGAGCTAAGCAGAGGTGGGGCCTGTTCCAGGATAGGCTGGGAGACTGAAGTGGCACACTGGGGATGCTTCAGGGTTAGGGTTTGCACGGGGGGGAAGGTGCTGCTGGAGACcctcttcccagccccacccacacaATCAGCTACAGTCAATTGTGCAGTGCCATGACCCCACCCCGCTCTGGTCTCACAGgacagatgacattgtaaatgatgttgacatttaaattagCATTGCTGAGCACCAGAGTTAACTCCTCAGTGAGATCCCCTTCAGGctatctgcagactcaggcagatgtcaCTGCATTGGTCACACTTGGGACAGATCCCCCCTCTTGGAGCTGAGGCAGGGACTGGCGCTCACGCtgtgtgtgcagcacctggcacaacaggaGCACCTGATCTCAGACAGGGCCAATGCGGTGCTGGCAGGATGGGAGCTTGATCTTGGTAAGGGTCTGTGCAGCCCTTGGTGGCACTATGGGGCCCAATAGCTAGTGAAATATGAATAATGTATCATGTGAAGCAATCCCATGGGAAGTGCTGTGAAATCCTGCTGGCTGAAAGGCGCAGCAGATACACTAGTATGATTTAGTTCACAGTTGGGTCTGAGCTGGCCTCATTATCCTCACAGCTCCCAGGAGAGGCCACTACACTAGAAAGGAAACACCCATTCCTTAGCCATGTGTGAAAATCAATGTAATTAACTATAATGACCAGGTGGCTGCTGAGATTTCCCAGCATCTAccaggctctgtccccagagGGATGCTGGCTCTATGAGCCACCCCTAGCTGGTAAAGTGTCAGAAATCAGGGCAGCTTTGCACTGTTCACAACGGCAAAGCCCAGggcttcccagccagcccctttACAAAGCCCCCAGTCATCCCCGTAGCAGCATCTATGGAGGTGAGAGTGTGGGAGGAAGTGCAGGATCCTAATACCACTGGCTGATGTTGCCTCTGCCTCCCCATGTCTTACAGGAACTGGTTCTCTGAGCAATTCCAGACCTTAAAGGAGAAGTTCAATGAGAAGTTTTCCAGGGACTGATCTGActgaaagggtttttttctgcAAAGCTCACAGGCAATTCCTGGGGTACTGGTCCCCTTGAAGAGATCATgctgggaggggaacccagggTTGGCACCCAAGTTCTTGTTTTCTATTGCTTTTGTTGTAGCCATGAATAAATGCTCATTGCCTTAGTGCTGGGTTTGTATCCAGGGGTTGCTTGGTCGTTCCTGCACAGAACACGCTCCTTATGTCTCAGCCTCACTTTGCTTTTTCCGTCCTGTTATTCTCAGCGCCCCCTCACGCTTGTCGCATGGATCACCTGAAATCATTCTCTGGTACCTGGTGTTCATGCAGTTGACGTTGCCTCTCATGTCAGCTCCCTTGCCCCTTACCTGTCCCTTATCCAAACTGAGCAGGTTTTGCCTTTTCAGTCTCTCCTAACAGCCCAAGTCCAGTGATTTCTGTGCCACTGTTCTGAATTCCCTCCAGTTTGTCACCGCTCTGGGCCTGAGACCAGGATTCTAACTGCAGGACACAGCAGAGGATTTGGGACCTTTCCTGCACATCCCTGTCACTGTCACAACCTTTATCGCATGTGCGGCTTATATAGTGCTGGCCTATAGAGAATAGATCCATATACATGTGTGGCCACcattctccagctctggtaaagGATGCAAAAAAACTGTAGAGGGTGCAAAAAATAGCTGCAAAAATTATCCGAATACACAAAACTCTTCCTAGAATAAAAGCCTCACAGGGAGCGACTGACGGGGCCAATCTGTTTCACTGATTAAAAAGACTAGCAAGGGATGACTTGATTGAGGTATAAAAGCACATTCacagaggcagcagggagaaaatagcaggtactaaagggctcttttaCCCAGCGGAGAAAGACAGACCAAGACCCAGCAGCTGGAAGTTAAAGGCAGACACATTTAAATTAGAAACCAGGTGCAAATTTGAACAGTGAAGGTAGTTACCCTTTGGCACAAActcccaagggaaatggtggattctccatcccttgatGGTGCCTTGGTGGAAGATGCTTTAGTCCAATGCAAGTTATTGAGCTCAGTGGAGGGGTAACTGGGTGCagttctctgacctgtgttatgcaggaagtcagagtagatgatctaatggtccctttggGCTCAGTATTTATTCATTGAGCCAGagggttatttttttaaagactgaCATTTAGGCAGAAGTGGCGAGGGGCGAGTGTGTTGGGAGTGAGGGTTGGGGTGTACAGTAACTCGTCACTTAACATCGTCCcattacgttgctgatcaattagtgTTCGATGAGGCTGTCAGTCTGTGGGTTCGACGAGGCCATCAGTCTGTGGATGGTAGGCTGAGGTTCAAAGGGCCTgtatgtggagcattgcacacAGGACCTTCATCATGTTTGACACAAAGCGGGTTCCTTGATCCGTTAAGATCTCTTTGGGTATCCTTACCCTAGAGAAAATTTGAATTATTCCTTCACTATGATCTTGGACATTGTGTTGCATAGGGGTATGGCTTCTGGGTATCAGGTGGCGTAGTCCAGACCAACAAGCACACACTGATGGCCTTGGGCCGGCTTCTCCAGTGGGCCTATCAGGTCCATGGCTATCCTCTCAAACGCGACTTCAGTAATTGGCAGAGGTAATAGAGGGGCCCTTAGTGCGGTTGTGGGCCATGTATTGATATTCTGGGCAGGAGGTGCAATATCGTCTGACCTCCATATACACTCCTGGTCAAAAGAACCTTCGTAGGATTCAGTCCAGGGTTTTATCTGTCCCTAGATGTCCTCCAAACAAATGGCTATGAGCTAGGCCCAACACTGCTCCCTGGTGTCTTTGAGGCACCaggagctgcttcacttcttgcTCTTGCATTTGGACTACTCTATATAACAGATCCCTTCCTATCACGAAGTATGCTTCGTGTTTCCCCTCCACTGGAACCCCATTCACCTCAACTATCACCCTTCTAATATTGTCATACAGCGGATCATGGGCTTGGTCTTGCCCCAAATTTCTAAATGAGGGCCCAATATGCTCAAAACCAAGGGGACCTATTTCTGTTTCCCCTCCAGGGTTGGCCTCAGTGGAACTGGGTCCAGCTTCTGGCTCGTCAACAACCTGAGTTGCCCCCATGCCAGCTGGACAAGATTGCCTCCTTACGAACGCAACCTTCTGGTCCTGGTTCCCAACCTTTTGTCCGCCCTTCTCTCTCGCCTAGTTTTCCGGGGCTTCC
Above is a window of Mauremys mutica isolate MM-2020 ecotype Southern unplaced genomic scaffold, ASM2049712v1 Super-Scaffold_339, whole genome shotgun sequence DNA encoding:
- the LOC123361613 gene encoding apolipoprotein C-I-like, with the translated sequence MRPAVSIALILVALTVLADSAQGEPTEPTLTQKFEKFQNKLQAFAESIADKTKAAFQELHHSEFSEKTRNWFSEQFQTLKEKFNEKFSRD